One region of Miscanthus floridulus cultivar M001 chromosome 19, ASM1932011v1, whole genome shotgun sequence genomic DNA includes:
- the LOC136528209 gene encoding dehydrin DHN4-like, producing MAHYQQGRRQQVDEYGNLVPVSHGGIQGQQQGQAGGYGVAGTGTYDAGGYGGGQQAGYAPTGTGTHDAGGYGRSGYPGYGATGTGVHDAGGPGGYGATGTRAHGTHGGVAGFQDGGAVGHTSGMHGATGMGTHGTGTGHGATGMHDTAVLGGGGHTGTGMMPSHGTGHGATGITGTGGAFPHGAEHKTGGILRRSGSSSSSSSSSEDDGMGGRRKKGLKEKIKEKMPGGHRDNQGQATATGAYGGTGYTGAAPTTGTGTNGGGTYVPTTTGGTHEKGVMEKIKEKIPGGHKDYDQHQHTTAGTGGGYGGTTDTYGTTTEGTHEKKGFMEKIKEKLPGQH from the exons ATGGCGCACTACCAGCAGGGGAGGCGGCAGCAAGTCGACGAGTACGGCAACCTTGTACCTGTGAGCCATGGTGGTATTCAGGGCCAGCAGCAGGGTCAAGCCGGCGGGTACGGCGTCGCGGGCACCGGCACCTACGACGCCGggggctacggcggcggccagcAGGCCGGGTACGCCCCCACTGGCACCGGCACGCATGACGCCGGGGGCTATGGCCGCTCTGGTTATCCGGGTTACGGGGCTACCGGAACAGGCGTCCATGACGCCGGTGGCCCAGGAGGGTATGGAGCCACAGGTACCAGAGCTCACGGTACGCATGGCGGCGTGGCCGGATTCCAGGACGGCGGCGCCGTCGGGCACACTAGTGGTATGCATGGTGCAACAGGCATGGGGACCCATGGTACTGGTACCGGTCATGGTGCCACCGGAATGCATGACACCGCGGTTTTAGGCGGTGGAGGGCACACCGGCACCGGCATGATGCCCAGCCATGGCACGGGTCACGGGGCCACAGGCATAACTGGAACCGGCGGCGCGTTCCCCCATGGAGCTGAGCACAAGACAGGCGGCATCCTACGCCGCTCCggcagctccagctccagctcg TCATCATCTGAAGATGATGGCATGGGTGGGCGCCGGAAGAAGGGTCtaaaggagaagatcaaggagAAAATGCCCGGCGGCCACAGGGACAACCAGGGCCAGGCGACGGCCACCGGAGCATACGGCGGCACAGGATACACTGGGGCTGCCCCGACAACCGGTACAGGAACCAACGGCGGCGGGACGTACGTGCCGACGACGACCGGAGGCACCCACGAGAAGGGCGTGATGGAGAAGATCAAGGAGAAAATCCCGGGTGGCCACAAGGACTACGACCAGCACCAGCACACCACCGCGGGAACCGGCGGCGGCTATGGCGGAACCACCGACACGTACGGAACGACGACTGAGGGGACGCATGAGAAGAAGGGCTTCATGGAGAAAATCAAGGAGAAGCTCCCCGGTCAGCACTAA